A single Musa acuminata AAA Group cultivar baxijiao chromosome BXJ2-1, Cavendish_Baxijiao_AAA, whole genome shotgun sequence DNA region contains:
- the LOC104000050 gene encoding protein FREE1-like has protein sequence MNLIKPANGEKDHWVPDEAVSKCTSCGSDFGAFNRRHHCRNCGDIFCDKCTKGRIALTAKENAQQVRVCDRCMAEVSQRLSNAKEAVSKPAGLQSHEDLARRLQEELNKNRKSGSNSDESWKPTREVACPICTVHLQD, from the exons ATGAACTTGATTAAACCTGCTAATGGGGAGAAAGATCACTGG GTTCCGGATGAAGCTGTTAGCAAATGCACATCATGTGGATCAGATTTTGGAGCTTTCAATCGCAGG CATCATTGCAGGAATTGTGGCGATATTTTCTGCGATAAGTGCACAAAGGGTAGAATTGCTCTCACTGCAAAAGAAAATGCTCAGCAAGTCCGAGTTTGTGATAGATGCATG GCAGAAGTTTCTCAAAGGTTAAGCAATGCAAAAGAAGCTGTCAGCAAACCTGCCGGTCTGCAAAGTCATGAAGATCTTGCGCGAAGGCTTCAG GAGGAATTGAACAAGAATCGTAAGTCGG GTTCAAATTCTGATGAGTCTTGGAAGCCAACGAGGGAAGTAGCATGTCCCATCTGCACAGTCCACCTTCAG GACTGA
- the LOC103974767 gene encoding cell division cycle 20.2, cofactor of APC complex-like yields MDMDFARCALTMPSRPQRDGSIESPSSVAYQKLLVQCILKNRSRIFAFKSAPESPADKVSQFDEDNRPHKKQQRRIPKDADRVLAAYDILDDDRLNLLDWGSNNVLAIGLNDKVCPWNAANKSSTEFSRALEDNSPVTSISWSPDGKVLAVALGNSDLDLVDAATRRVLVGIQGDSHSFVCSLAWRSNAILTAGRSDGSIVDYDIRKDDRAICDYRGHRLEICSLKWSELFGRYLASGGKDKLVHIWDTRMAVANHHPRQHQLLHKISNHTSTVRALDWCPTRSNLLASGGGRNDHCIKFWSAINGVCLNSIDTGSEVCALLWDKNNSELLTSHGFPNNQLILWNYTSMTRKAELFGHSSRVLYLAGSPLGGVVASAAEDETLKFWNIFETPKPPKPEANTVPFAQFSVIR; encoded by the coding sequence ATGGACATGGACTTCGCTCGCTGTGCTCTAACCATGCCTTCCAGACCTCAGCGTGATGGTTCGATAGAATCCCCATCGAGTGTGGCGTACCAAAAACTTCTTGTTCAATGTATTTTGAAGAACAGATCTCGCATCTTCGCATTCAAGAGTGCACCCGAATCACCGGCCGACAAGGTGTCCCAATTTGACGAGGACAATCGACCGCACAAGAAGCAACAGAGGCGAATCCCAAAAGATGCAGATAGGGTTTTGGCTGCTTATGATATCTTAGATGATGATAGGTTGAATCTActcgactggggaagcaataaCGTGTTGGCGATTGGCCTCAATGACAAAGTGTGCCCATGGAATGCTGCGAATAAGTCTAGTACGGAGTTTTCACGAGCCCTAGAAGACAACAGCCCTGTCACTAGCATCAGCTGGTCGCCAGACGGCAAAGTTCTAGCTGTGGCATTAGGCAATTCAGATTTAGATCTGGTTGATGCAGCAACAAGACGTGTGTTGGTTGGGATCCAAGGTGACAGCCACTCCTTTGTTTGTTCACTTGCGTGGAGAAGTAATGCAATCTTGACGGCTGGGAGATCCGATGGTAGTATTGTTGATTATGACATTAGAAAAGATGATCGGGCCATCTGTGACTATAGAGGGCATCGACTAGAAAtttgtagtcttaaatggtccGAATTGTTTGGGCGGTATCTGGCTAGCGGAGGGAAGGACAAACTTGTGCACATATGGGACACCCGCATGGCTGTTGCAAATCACCATCCGCGCCAACATCAATTGCTTCACAAGATCAGCAACCACACTTCCACTGTGAGGGCCCTTGATTGGTGCCCTACCAGGAGCAATCtgctggcttctggtggaggACGTAATGATCATTGCATTAAGTTTTGGAGTGCTATTAATGGTGTTTGCTTGAACTCGATTGATACCGGCTCTGAAGTTTGTGCGTTGTTGTGGGACAAGAACAATTCTGAATTGCTGACCTCCCATGGGTTTCCAAACAATCAACTCATCTTGTGGAATTACACATCCATGACGAGAAAAGCTGAGCTTTTTGGTCATTCATCTCGTGTTCTTTACTTGGCTGGGAGCCCATTGGGaggtgtagtagcttctgcagCAGAAGATGAGACACTCAAGTTCTGGAATATCTTTGAGACTCCCAAACCACCAAAACCTGAAGCAAACACTGTGCCCTTTGCCCAATTTAGTGTCATAAGATGA